One Kitasatospora sp. NBC_01266 genomic window carries:
- a CDS encoding TIGR01777 family oxidoreductase, which translates to MRIAVTGSSGLIGSALVRSLLADGHQVVRLVRHRRTLGPRPDGSVAIGWNPERGEIDRAGLDGVHAVVHLAGAGVADHRWTQAYKQRIQDSRVLGTRTLAAVLPALDAPPGVLVSASAVGYYGQTGAELIDETSPAGEDFLARVCVAWEGEAAPAADAGIRVVHPRTGLVLTAAGGAGARLFPLFRLGLGGRLGSGEQYWSFISLADQIAALRFLIENPEVSGPVNLTAPEPVTNAELTAALGRVLHRPTPFPVPQVALRLALGEMAVEVVGSHRVVPAKLLAAGFDFAHPNVEAAVRAAL; encoded by the coding sequence ATGCGTATCGCTGTCACCGGTTCCTCGGGCCTGATCGGCTCCGCCCTCGTCCGCTCCCTGCTGGCCGACGGCCACCAGGTGGTCCGGCTGGTCCGGCACCGCCGCACGCTGGGCCCGCGCCCGGACGGCTCAGTGGCGATCGGCTGGAACCCCGAGCGCGGCGAGATCGACCGGGCAGGCCTCGACGGGGTGCACGCGGTGGTGCACCTGGCGGGTGCCGGGGTCGCCGACCACCGCTGGACCCAGGCCTACAAGCAGCGGATCCAGGACAGCCGGGTGCTCGGCACCCGCACCCTGGCCGCGGTGCTGCCGGCCCTGGACGCGCCGCCCGGCGTCCTGGTCAGCGCCTCGGCGGTGGGCTACTACGGGCAGACCGGGGCCGAGCTGATCGACGAGACGTCACCGGCCGGCGAGGACTTCCTGGCCCGGGTCTGCGTGGCCTGGGAGGGCGAGGCAGCCCCGGCCGCCGACGCCGGGATCCGGGTGGTGCACCCGCGCACCGGACTGGTGCTGACCGCGGCGGGCGGCGCCGGCGCGCGGCTGTTCCCGCTGTTCAGGCTGGGGCTGGGCGGGCGGCTCGGCTCGGGTGAGCAGTACTGGAGCTTCATCTCGCTGGCGGATCAGATCGCCGCGCTGCGCTTCCTGATCGAGAACCCCGAGGTGAGCGGGCCGGTCAACCTCACCGCGCCCGAGCCGGTGACCAACGCCGAGCTGACGGCGGCGCTCGGACGGGTGCTGCACCGGCCCACGCCGTTCCCGGTGCCGCAGGTCGCGTTGCGGCTGGCGCTGGGTGAGATGGCGGTGGAGGTGGTGGGCAGCCACCGGGTGGTGCCGGCGAAGCTGCTGGCGGCCGGGTTCGACTTCGCCCACCCGAACGTGGAGGCGGCGGTCCGCGCGGCGCTCTGA
- a CDS encoding NAD(P)/FAD-dependent oxidoreductase: protein MTRRSRADDPDVLVVGAGLAGLAAARSLTSAGLRVQVLEATERIGGRMAGQQLDGYRLDHGGQLLNTGFPELVRRLDLDGLALCPLAPGVLVHSGGRRYRVGDPQLPTARQAATRSPLGSPLEKARLGSMLSRLAATPAPRLLARPETSTARALTERGLPTKVVAGFLRPLLTTLLSDPALGTSSRIADLVLRGYARGRLALPAAGTAAVPGQLTDSLPPGTVRLGVRVTAIAADGVWTEEHGRLGARAVVVATDARSAAELLPGLRLPDFHPVTTYFHTTAGTPLNEAVLLLDADRARGAAPVSHSLVLSQVHESYAPAGRSLVATTVLGRRTFGSGGPAALEPAVRERLAQLYGVAAREWEFLSVRHLPDAVPAMPPPHNFRRPVRVLAGLYVCGDHRDTSSVQGALVSGRRAAEAVLRDLDVPGTAELDQPQVAA from the coding sequence ATCACCCGCCGCAGCCGCGCCGACGACCCCGACGTGCTCGTGGTCGGCGCGGGGCTGGCCGGCCTGGCCGCCGCCCGGTCACTGACCTCCGCCGGACTGCGCGTCCAGGTGCTGGAGGCGACCGAGCGGATCGGCGGCCGGATGGCCGGTCAGCAGCTGGACGGCTACCGGCTGGACCACGGCGGTCAACTGCTCAACACCGGTTTCCCCGAGCTGGTCCGCCGGCTCGACCTGGACGGCCTGGCACTGTGCCCGCTGGCCCCCGGGGTACTGGTGCACAGCGGCGGTCGCCGCTACCGGGTCGGCGACCCGCAACTGCCGACCGCCCGGCAGGCCGCCACCCGCTCACCACTCGGCAGCCCGCTGGAGAAGGCCCGCCTCGGCTCGATGCTGAGCCGGCTGGCGGCCACCCCGGCGCCCAGACTGCTGGCCCGTCCCGAGACCAGTACCGCCCGCGCGCTGACCGAGCGCGGACTGCCCACGAAGGTGGTGGCCGGCTTCCTGCGCCCGCTGCTCACCACCCTGCTGAGCGATCCGGCGCTCGGCACCAGCAGCCGGATCGCCGATCTCGTCCTGCGCGGCTACGCACGTGGTCGGCTCGCGCTGCCCGCCGCCGGCACCGCGGCGGTCCCCGGTCAGCTGACCGACTCGCTGCCGCCCGGCACGGTGCGGCTCGGCGTGCGGGTGACGGCGATCGCCGCGGACGGGGTGTGGACCGAGGAGCACGGCCGGCTCGGCGCCCGCGCGGTGGTGGTGGCCACCGACGCCCGGTCGGCCGCCGAGTTGCTGCCAGGTCTGCGGCTACCGGACTTCCACCCGGTGACGACCTACTTCCACACCACCGCCGGTACGCCGCTGAACGAGGCGGTGCTGCTGCTGGACGCCGACCGGGCCCGGGGGGCAGCGCCCGTCTCGCACTCGCTGGTGCTCAGTCAGGTGCACGAGTCCTACGCCCCGGCGGGCCGCTCGCTGGTGGCCACCACGGTGCTCGGGCGGCGCACCTTCGGCTCCGGCGGGCCCGCCGCGCTGGAACCCGCGGTGCGCGAGCGGCTGGCGCAGCTGTACGGGGTGGCGGCGCGCGAGTGGGAGTTCCTGAGCGTGCGTCACCTGCCGGACGCGGTACCGGCGATGCCGCCACCGCACAACTTCCGTCGCCCGGTGCGGGTGCTGGCCGGACTCTACGTCTGCGGGGACCACCGGGACACCAGCAGCGTGCAGGGCGCGCTGGTCTCCGGGCGGCGGGCGGCCGAAGCGGTGCTGCGCGACCTGGACGTGCCCGGCACCGCGGAACTCGACCAACCGCAGGTGGCGGCCTGA
- a CDS encoding regulator, which yields MPQRPATDDSPAYGPLDPLDPHERRGEPDRAAAAALPAQRHDDTPLLERRVLVPDELHHVPDVLQHVPEELHHVPGLLQHGPDELHGGAHTADSPHGPQLGLGDDAPGAEEHDRAPGGLPLGADEDGAARSEAGRAQNPLLAGLIEEAGFSHAGLARRVDQLGLEHGLDLRYDKTSVTRWLRGQQPRGATPALIAEVFTRRLGRRLSAQDIGLDACAPVYAGLEFAETPQEAVDIVASMWRKDTGPQSELRRIAFTPAGLVVPSRDWLIGRSDEQVARDGSAGIYVSGPDGPLARLDPTAEHGDQPPRAAAGPGSRGMAAGRVPSQARRPLVSGTRTAALPAQGGPAAEQSARGSRAGLRVGRGDIAAVRAVGDLFRALDNAYGGGHARQALVRYLESEAEPMLRGRYGEQIGRALFAAVADLTRLAGWTSFDIAAHGLAQRYFVQALRLSQAAGDRVLGGYVLITMSQQAVHLGHGREAVQLARVAQQGVGTAAPATVQSLMHAAEARGHGVLGDVRSCTTALVRSERALALARSGDELPSWARFFDEAQLADEFAHCYRDLQQWRPAAQHAEKSLRLRGAAYARSRVFCRIVLAAARLGMGDVDESCALATEALRAAGEMRSARTVEYLRDFHRRLAPYRSTAAARAFEEAARQAGVL from the coding sequence GTCCCCGAGGAGCTCCACCACGTCCCCGGCCTGCTCCAGCACGGCCCGGACGAGCTCCACGGGGGCGCGCACACCGCGGACAGCCCGCACGGCCCGCAGCTCGGCCTGGGTGACGACGCACCCGGCGCGGAGGAGCACGACCGCGCACCCGGCGGCCTGCCGCTCGGCGCCGACGAGGACGGTGCCGCCCGCAGCGAGGCGGGCCGCGCGCAGAACCCGCTGCTCGCCGGGCTGATCGAGGAGGCCGGCTTCTCGCACGCGGGCCTGGCCCGCAGGGTCGACCAGCTGGGCCTGGAGCACGGCCTCGACCTGCGCTACGACAAGACCTCGGTGACCCGCTGGCTGCGCGGCCAGCAGCCGCGCGGCGCCACCCCGGCGCTGATCGCGGAGGTCTTCACCCGCCGGCTCGGCCGCCGGCTCTCCGCGCAGGACATCGGCCTGGACGCCTGCGCCCCGGTCTACGCGGGCCTGGAGTTCGCCGAGACCCCGCAGGAGGCCGTCGACATCGTCGCCAGCATGTGGCGCAAGGACACCGGCCCGCAGTCCGAGCTGCGCCGGATCGCCTTCACCCCGGCCGGTCTGGTGGTGCCCAGCCGCGACTGGCTGATCGGCCGCAGCGACGAGCAGGTGGCCAGGGACGGCTCGGCCGGGATCTACGTCTCGGGGCCGGACGGACCGCTCGCCCGGCTCGACCCGACGGCGGAGCACGGGGACCAGCCGCCCCGGGCCGCTGCCGGGCCCGGCAGCCGCGGCATGGCGGCCGGGCGGGTGCCCTCGCAGGCCCGCCGGCCGCTGGTCTCCGGGACCAGGACGGCGGCGCTGCCCGCGCAGGGCGGTCCGGCCGCCGAGCAGAGCGCCCGGGGGAGCCGGGCCGGTCTGCGGGTCGGGCGCGGTGACATCGCCGCCGTCCGGGCGGTCGGGGACCTGTTCCGGGCCCTGGACAACGCCTACGGCGGCGGCCACGCCCGGCAGGCCCTGGTGCGCTACCTGGAGAGCGAGGCCGAGCCGATGCTGCGCGGCCGCTACGGCGAGCAGATCGGCCGGGCGCTGTTCGCGGCGGTCGCGGACCTGACCCGGCTGGCCGGCTGGACCTCCTTCGACATCGCCGCGCACGGCCTGGCGCAGCGCTACTTCGTCCAGGCGCTGCGGCTCTCCCAGGCGGCGGGCGACCGGGTGCTCGGCGGCTACGTGCTGATCACCATGAGCCAGCAGGCGGTCCACCTCGGCCACGGCCGCGAGGCGGTCCAACTGGCCAGAGTGGCCCAGCAGGGCGTCGGCACGGCGGCCCCCGCCACCGTCCAGTCGCTGATGCACGCCGCCGAGGCGCGCGGGCACGGGGTGCTCGGTGACGTCCGCTCCTGCACTACCGCGCTGGTCCGCTCCGAACGGGCTCTCGCGCTGGCCCGCAGCGGCGACGAACTGCCCTCCTGGGCCCGGTTCTTCGACGAGGCCCAGCTGGCCGACGAGTTCGCCCACTGCTACCGCGACCTGCAGCAGTGGCGGCCGGCCGCCCAGCACGCCGAGAAGTCGCTGCGGCTGCGCGGGGCCGCCTACGCGCGCAGCCGGGTCTTCTGCCGGATCGTGCTGGCCGCCGCCCGGCTCGGCATGGGCGACGTGGACGAGTCCTGCGCGCTGGCCACCGAGGCGCTGCGGGCGGCGGGCGAGATGCGTTCGGCCCGCACGGTGGAGTACCTGCGCGACTTCCACCGACGGCTCGCGCCGTACCGGAGCACGGCGGCGGCCCGCGCCTTCGAGGAGGCGGCGCGGCAGGCGGGGGTGCTCTGA